The nucleotide sequence CTTCTTCTAAAAAGTCAAATGTGTAATTCTCGCCAGCATTCTCAAAAATCTTTGTCAATCGATCGGTACAATTGAACAGCACTGATGAGAATGGTATGGTAGCCGCTTTGATCTCATTACTGGTCAGACTTTTAGGAAAAAGCTCTGAAAGAATTAGATCGATAGGTTCAGAATAATCATCTAGATTTTCTTCGGTAATATCGGCATTAGGAAAGCCATTCTTAGAGATGGCCTGTAACAAGGCAGAATAGTAAAGCTTCTTAAAACCGTTTTTTTCGGTTTCAACGCGAGAGGCATAAGCATTGATTAATCTATCAAAACTTAGCACCACATCCATCTGGTGGTCTCCACTAAAACTAGAGTTACATTTCATATATTAAAAATACGATTATTGATTGGTTTAAGGTTCAATATCCGTGCCTTGGGATTATTTTAACCCGAATTATCTAGTATTTTTGGTAAAAATTAAGAAATGAGATCAGTCTTACCCCTTTTTTTTATAACTCTTTGTCTATTAAGCTGTCAGGAAAATAAAGGACCTGCCATCATTACAGGTAAAGCTCCCAATGTTCCTAATGGCATACGTGTTTATTTGAATGAAGTCGATGGAAATGGTTCTCCTATACCACTGGATACCGCCATTGTTATGAACGAGAAGTTTGACTTCGGCTTGCAGGAAGTACAGGAACTAAGCGATCAACGTCTACTAACGCTGGACGGTGCTAATGGTATCCTGCTCTTCGTGTCAGAAAATCAGCCTATAGAATTAGAGCTTAAAAAGGACAGCCTGGTGTACAGTACGGTTCGTGCTGGAAAAGAAAATGAAGTGTTTTCTGAATACCTAAAAATGAGAGTTGATCAAGCGGTTTCCACCCAAAATCTACGTCAGGATCAGCAAGAGGTTTTTGACAAAGAAGGTCAAGAAGGCCTGGAGCGACTCAAAAAAGAATACGAGACGATGCAGTTGACCTATAATGACAACATGATCAATTTTATCAAGAAGCATCCTAACGAGATCGTAGCACCGGTCGCGCTGCAATCTTTGTACAATGAATATAGACTGGAACCTGAAAAAATTAGAGAACTTTACAACCTCATTGATAAAGACCTTGTAGATCATCCCGTCATGCAGTCCATTGATGAAAAACTGGTTAGAGTGGAAACAGTCGCCATAGGTAAAAAAGCACCTTATTTTGAAGGTAAGAATCCAGCTGGTGAGGTGATCAAACTTCCTGAAGTGCTGGGGAAAGTAACTCTAATCGATTTTTGGGCCAGCTGGTGCGGACCTTGTAGAAGAGAGAACCCCAATGTCGTTGAAGCCTACCAAAAATACCACGATAAAGGCTTCAATATCATAAGTGTATCGCTGGATCAGGAAAGTGACAGAGATAAGTGGATAGCAGCCATCGAGGATGATCAAATGACCTGGAATCACATTTCAAGACTAAAAAAATGGCAAGACCCTATTGCGCAATTGTACAACGTGTCTGCAATTCCAGCTACTTTTCTTTTAGATGAAAACGGTGTCATCATTGAAAAAAACCTCAGAGGAAAAGCACTACATGACAAGCTGGAAGAACTGCTCAATTAAATTTTTCCCAGTTTCATTAGGACAAATAGAATGATGATAGGAATAAGTAAGGCAATGACGGTAATAGGCTCATTTAAGATAATTCTATAATCATAAATTAGGGTCGTCGCATAGCCTGCAACAGCACCGCCAAAATGCGCATCGTGCCCAATATTACCTACTCTATTCTTGATTCCATAAATAGAATATACCAGATACCCTATACCAAAGACATAGCCTGGTATAATGCCATAAATCATCATTTCTGGAGACAATAGAATACTACTATACAAAATTCCAGAAACCGCGCCACTGGCTCCTATCGCACTATAATGGTATTCATCCTTGTGGAACAAGTAACTCAAAAAATTACCGCCCAATAAGCTAACGATGTATAGGATGACAAAAGAAACATCTCCTAAACTGCTCACCACGATGTTAGCAAAAAAATAAAGCGTCAGCATATTGACAAACAAGTGCTGTAAATCCAGATGTAGAAAACCACTGGTAAAAAACCTAAAGTGTTCACCACGCTGGATGCCATAGATATTGAACTTGTATCGATCAAAGAATTCCAGATCCTGAAAGCCTTTAAAGCTAATGATACAAGTGATTGCGATAATAGCAATGGTGACAAGGTCAATGCTGTAAAACATATAAAAATACTTAGTGGGCAAGATAGTATATTTGCCAAAAATCCTTTGATGCAAGCCGCTGCATTTTACATCGCTTACCCTTTTATTTGGCTCATTGCAAGACTTCCCTTTGCCGTGATTTATGCCTTAAGTGATGTGGTTTACTTTATCCTGTATTACATCATTGGGTACCGCAAAAAGGTCATTGCATCAAATATCAAAATTGCCTTTCCTGGGTTGAATGCTCAGCAAGTCGTAGCTCTTTCAAAAAAAAGTACACGCCACTTCTGTGACATATTTGTCGAGATGATCAAGTCGACAGGAATAAGCCGTGGAGAAGTTCAAAAAAGATTTGTTTGTGACAATGTGGATGAGATTAACGCTTTCGCGAAAGCGGGACAACCCATCGTCCTCATGTTAGCACACCAGGCCAGTTACGAATGGACCATAGCTCTAGATGATTTCCTGGATTTTAGGACTTATGTGGTGTACAAACCCATTAAAAACCCGCATTTTGACCAGTACATAAGAGAAGTGCGATCCAAATTTGGTTCTGATCTCGTTCCCATGAAAAAGGCCTATAACATCATACGCGCCAGTCGCAATTCTGATGAAGCTGGTTTGTACGCTCTCGTCGCAGATCAAGCGCCCAAGCCATCATCAGCGCAGTTTTTTACAAAGTTCTTTGATCAGGTAACACCGGTATTTATGGGTGGCGAGCGCATGGCACATCAATACGGCATGCCTGTATATTACTTGCAGGTAGAAAAAGTGCGGCGCGGTTATTACAAGGCGCATTTTGACAAGATTACTCTTGACGCCAGTAAAGAACCAGAATGGCTTGTCACCGATTCATTTTTCCAAAAGCTGGAAGATCAAATCAGGAAACAGCCAGAATACTATTTATGGTCTCACAAACGCTGGAAAACCAAACCACAGGATGTTAAGCGTGCTGTTGAGCTATCGCCTCGAGTTCATCAATAAAGCGATCTGCTAATTGATCTGCAGATTCTTGACTAGCAGATTCTGTATAAATTCTAATGATAGGTTCGGTATTTGATTTCCGCAAGTGTACCCATTCGTTTTCAAAATCGATCTTGACACCATCGATGGTTGTCAAATCTTCTGAAGCATATTTTTTCTCCACATCTTTGAGAATGGCATCTACCGGCATCCCTTTAGTAAGTTCTACCTTTTTCTTGCTCATGAAATAGCTGGGATAACTAGCTCTAAGTTCGCTTACCTTCATTTTCTTTTCAGTCAACAAAGAAAGGAACAATGCGATCCCAACCAACGCGTCACGACCGTAATGACTGTCTGGATATATGATCCCACCATTTCCTTCACCACCTATTACAGCTTTTACGTCTTTCATTTTTTGAACTACGTTCACCTCACCAACGGCAGCGGCCTGATAAGTGCCACCATGCTTTTCAGTCACGTCGCGCAAGGCTCTGGAAGATGAAAGATTGCTTACCGTATTGCCTTTGTTTTTGCTCAGGACATAATCAGCACAAGCGACTAGCGTGTATTCTTCACCAAACATTTCGCCAGTTTCTGTGATAAATGCCAATCGATCCACGTCTGGATCTACTGTGATACCAAAGTCGGCTTGATGCTCTTTTACGGCAGCACACAAATCGCCTAGATGCTCTTTAAGCGGCTCTGGATTGTGTGGGAAATGACCTGTGGGATCGCAGTATAGTTCTACTACCTCAACACCTAATTTTTTGCATAGTGCTGGAACCGCAATCCCACCAGTGGAATTCACTCCATCCACCACTACCTTGAAGTTTCCTTTTTGAATGGCTTCGGCTTGAACCAGAGGCAATCGCAGCACCTCATCTATGTGCCTATCGATATAGTCGGTAATGGTGGTTACCTGACCTAGATCATCAACTTCCGCGTAAGCGAAATCTTCTGCATCTGCAGTATCCAATATTTTCTGACCTTCTACTCCATCCAGAAATTCTCCTTTGTTGTTGAGCAGTTTTAGGGCATTCCATTGTTTTGGATTATGGCTGGCAGTTAAAATGATACCGCCATCTGCTTTTTCCATAGGTACGGCAACTTCTACCGTAGGTGTGGTACTCAATCCCAAATCAATAACATCACAACCTACACCTACCAACGTATTTTGAACCAACGACTGGATCATAGAACCACTAATGCGGGCATCACGACCTATTACTACCACAGGTTTTTCTTTACCAGAAGCCGTTTTTATCCATTTCCCATAAGCGCTTGCAAACTTTACGGCGTCTAATGGTGTGAGGTTATCACCTGGTGCTCCACCTATGGTTCCACGTATTCCTGAAATAGATTTTATTAATGTCATGTTGTTTATGCCTTACATTTACGGCAAATGTAGTTTTCTACGCCATTAACCGCAATTCCATCGATGAATTATCTTGCCCACATCCTTCTTTCTGGAGATCACAAAGAGCTGCGAATAGGGAATTTTATAGCAGATTCTGTTAGAGGAAAGGACTTTTCACGGTTTCCAGAAGATGTTGCACGTGGTATCACTATTCATCGGCTCATTGATTCTTACACTGATTCTCATGAAATCGTAAGCGAAAGCAAAGAATTGATAAGGCCTGTCTACGGATTATGGAGTAGTGTGATTGTTGATTTGTACTATGACCATTTTCTAGCTGCCAACTGGTCCATGTATCACTCACAAGATCTAGAAGGCTTTACATTGGATTTTTATCAAGACCTGAAAGATCGTTGGGATATCCTGCCAAGGCGCATACAACGCTTCTACCCTATCATGGTTGAGCACAACTGGTTGTACAGCTACCGCACGATAGAAGGAATGGGTAAAATCCTGTATCAAATGGACCAACGCACCAAAAACAAGAGCAAGATGCAATTTGCATTGAAGGAATTGCGCGAACACTATGACGAGCTTGAAGATCAATTCCATAGGTTTTTTAAGGAACTACAGGATTTCTCTAATGACTTGATACAAAAAATGCCGCTCGATTGAGCGGCATTTTTGTGAAGTGGATAAACCTATTTATTAGGGATGATTAAATCCTGTCCTGGATGAATCATATCTGGATTTTTCAGCTTGTCTGTGTTGGCTTCAAAAATCTTTTTATACTTCATAGGATCTCCATAATAGTGCTTGGCTATCAAACTAAGAGACTCACCTTTTTCTACGGTATGAATGGCATAAACAGAGCTATCAGCTACCTTAATATCTGCCATAAGATCTGACGGATTCTCACCACCTACTTTTTTGATCTCGTCCCACAAAAGGTCCTTCTCATAAGGTGTAGAAGCTGTTCCCGTAATTTCTAGTTTTCCATTATTGACTTTTACATCGCCACCATGGATATTTAATTTTTCTCCTAGATCTAGGACGCTTTGATATTTCTGCTTTACCATTTTATTTGATTTTTAGGTTAGATATTAAAGATACCTATTTGCTTGACGATTCAAAAGCAATAGGTATAAAATAAGCTATCTCTACATCTACACCATTCTGATTGACAATCAAATTTGATTTTTATCAATAAGGAAAACTCGATTTATTCATCTTCTTTGATGGTTGTGTAAACATTGTTTACATCGTCATCTTCTTCCAGTTTCTCCAAAAGTTTGTCAACGTCTTCACGCTGCTCATCAGTCAATTCTTTTTGAACGGTTGGGATGTATTCAAATCCAGAACTTAATATTTCAAGTCCCATTTCTTCCAGTCCAGATTGCATCGCACCATAGTTTTGAAAATCTGCATAGATCATGATTCCATCAACGCTATTGTCATCGTCTTCATCTTTCTCATCCAGGAACAATTCCTCAGCTCCATAGTCGATCAACTCCAGCTCTAACTCTTCCAGGTCTTTTCCTTCTGCTGGAATTCGGAAATGACACTTATGCTCAAACATAAATTCAACCGATCCACTGGTGCCTAAACTACCATCGTACTTTGTAAAGTAGCTACGTACGTTAGCTACCGTTCTGTTATTGTTGTCTGTAGAAGTCTCTACAAGAACAGCGATACCATGAGGTGCATAGCCTTCAAATAGCACCGTTTCATAATTTTTAGTATCCTTATCGCTTGCTTTTTTAATCGCGCGCTCCACATTCGCCTTAGGCATGTTGACCGACTTTGCATTCTGGATAACGGCACGCAACTTTGCGTTGGAATCTGGATCTGGACCACCTTCTTTTACAGCGATCACGATATCTTTCCCTATACGTGTAAATGCTTTTGACATGGCGCTCCATCGTTTCATCTTGCGCGCCTTGCGGAATTCAAATGCTCTTCCCATTGATTACTTAAATTTTGAAGTGTAAAATTAAGGTTATGCTCTATCTCTTGCAACCACAAAAAAAACCGCCATTAAGGCGGTTTCATAATTTATCAATACGATTTACTCTTCTATGACAATGAGTGGCTGGATATCACCTCTTATTCGTTCATAAAGATCAAGCTGTTCTCTTACTAAAATATCTGTCATCTCACGACCTTGCTCGACATATAACGATTGTAATACTTCATTTTTTTCTGCTAAGGTGAGATCTTTATTACCCAGAACTAAGTCACGCTGTGCGTTAAAAGTGGCATTTACCTTTTCTACGAGTAGCAATTGCTTTTCAGTTAGAGAAAGTTGTTTATCCATTTCTCTGGCTAGTTCCTTTCCTTCTTCTTTCTGGCGTTCATTAGGTTCTGGTGCCACATAATCTTGAGCGGCTGCTAGCCCACTAATCAATAATACCGCAATAATTAATAATCGTTTCATGTTTTTATTTCCAAGTTAGCCACATTTCGTGGGATTTTTCTTAAGACTTTTCTAAAATACAAGCATAAAAAAACCTCGCCAGTAGCGAGGTTTCTATTTTAAAAGAGAAAATTACTCATCTCCTACAATATGCTCAATGGCTGCGGCAAGTTTAAAATCCTTTTCCGTTAGACCACCTGCGTCATGTGTGCTCAGGGTAATTTCCAGTGTGTTATATACGTTGTGCCAGTCTGGATGGTGTTCCATCTTTTCGGCTTCCATGGCTATTCTTGTCATTACTGAAAAGGCATCCATGAAATTGTCAAATTCAAAAGTAGTGTGAATGGCATCATCATAATAATCCCATCCTTCTACTTTTTCCAGATGTTTTTCAATCTGTGCTTCGGTTAGTTTTTCCATTTCTATTTTTCGTCGCTGTCTAGTGCGTTTTTGATTTTACGTTTTGCCTCGCCAAAAGCTTCTTTCACTTTCCCTTTGGCTTGATCAGCTTTTCCTTCTGCCTCGGTAGATTTGTCTCCAGTTACTTTACCATAACCTTCTTTTACTTTTCCTTTGGCTTGATCCATTTTTCCTTCGATTTCTTTATCGCTCATGATTTCTAATTTATAAGTTATACCTAAAGTTACCACGCTTTCGCGAAAGCGAACAAAACGAAATCATAATCTTATATAAAGCTTTCCCAATACGTTTGAGATATATTTACCGCATGAAACGACTCCTGCTTTTACTCATTTTTCCAGCCATGGCGATAGCACAACGCGCAAATGAAGATGTGCCTGTGCATTTGCGGGAAATTCCACGATATAACCTTTCCATTGATCTGGGTATAGCCGAACCTACTGGAGATTATCAAGACATTTCACGCTCTGGGTTGTCCGTTGGACTTACTTATGATTATTACTTCAATAAGAATGTAGGGTTAAGCATAGGTGCTCGTCACACTTATAACGAGACGGCTTTTGCTGCCGTGTATGATGTGGATAATACATCGCTGTCAAGCCTAAGTGTTGGAATCGTAGGTTCAAAAACCTTTAATCGTTTTCAGGTAGATGCCTTTGCTAGATTTGGAATAGGTTATCTCAATACAAATTCTGAAGATGCGGTAAGCCAGAACAATCAGCAAAATTATTCACCAAACAATGATGCTATAAAAGAGTTTCCGTTAGTCTTAGAAACCGGCCTACGATTTAATTATTACTTCCGTCGTAGTGTGCAGCTGTACTTTGCGCCACAATATCATGGGTCGCTGGGTGATGCTCTTGCTTATGATAATAGACGCGACATCTTTTTTAGTGATGATCCAGTCTTTCAAACCGGGTTACAGCCCAGTTTTGATATTTCCAATCTCATTTTTTCGGTAGGAATCAAGTTTGCCTTGAACGCTGAATATACCAACGGCGAGCTGCGTGACGATAGCGAGCCAGACAATTAACAAAGGATTGAGAGCCGTACTTTTGTTTAGGGATTATCTTTAATCGCTAAACAAAACGTATTGAAACTTTACCAGATCCATACCAAACAAAAGCTTCCCATATCGCTTGACCAAGCCTGGGATTTTTTAACAGATCCCAACAATCTCAAGCTACTCACGCCTCCAGAAATGGAAATGACCGTTCTATATGGAACAGAACGCGGCATGTATCCAGGACAACTTATAGAATATAGTGTCAAGCCGCTACCCTTTTTTAAGACCAATTGGGTCACGCACATCACACAGGTGAAAGACAAAGAATACTTTGTCGACGAACAAATGTATGGACCTTATGCCACGTGGCACCACAAACATTTTATAAGTGAGATTCCAGGCGGCACTCTTATGGAGGATATTGTTCATTATAGATTGCCCATGGGCATTTTGGGCAAAATAGTGCAGCCCTTTCTAGTGAAACCTAAGCTAGAAGAAATATTTCGCTTTCGCGAAAGCGCACTCATTAAAAAATTTGGTGTTTACACAGCACCGTCAGATCAATCAACTTTAAAACAAGATATACTCAATTAACATGTCAAGAAATATACTACTTATAGGCGGCAGCCACGGAATAGGAAACGCTATCGTTCAACACCTTCATGAAGGAAACAACGTTTTTGTAGCATCCAGAGAAAATGAAAACCTACCAGATGGTGTGACTCACATCACCTTTGATGCCAGTGCGGACTCCATAGACACCAGTCAATTACCAGAATCGTTGGACGGTTTTGTTTACTGTCCTGGAAGCATCAATTTGAAACCTTTCAAAATGTTGAAACAGGAACAGTTTGAAGAAGATATGGCCATCAATTTTTTCTCTTTGATTAAGGTCACTAGAGATATCATGCCATTGTTAACTAAGAGTGGTAACGGTAGCGTGGTTTTCTTTTCCACCGTAGCCGTACAAACAGGTATGCCATTTCACACCAGCGTAGCCGCTGCCAAAGGTGCTATTGAAGGTTTTGCAAAAGCCCTAGCGGCAGAATATGCACCAACCGTACGAGTAAACGTCATCGCACCATCATTGGTGGACACACCACTTGCTGGTCGTTTATTGAACAGCGATGATAAAAAAGAAAAAATGGGTAACCTACATCCATTAAAGCGCGTAGGAACTGCTGAAGATATTGCAGGCCTAGCCGTTTACCTATTGGAACAAAATGCAGGATGGATGACAGGCCAGGTTTTAGGTCTTGACGGTGGTAAATCCACATTAGATTTGGGATAAAATGGCAGATGCAGTAAATGTTTTTTGGTTTAGACGTGATTTACGATTAGATGATAATGTAGGTTTCTATGAGGCTTTATCAGCAGATTTGCCGGTGCTGCCTATTTTCATTTTTGATAAGGAAATTCTTGATAAACTACCTGAAGATGATGCTCGTGTCACTTTTATCTATGAAGAATTGCAACGTATGCGTTCGCAACTTCAGGATGAAGTGGGAAGTTCCATCGCGATGTATTATGGTAAACCCGAAGATGTCTGGAAACAGATCCTCAAAGATCACGATGTAAATGCTGTTTTTACCAATCACGACTATGAACCTTATGCCAAGGAACGTGATGCTGCCATCAAAGATCTACTAGAAAAAGAAGAAATAGCATTCCACACGTTTAAAGATCAGGTGATTTTTGAAAAGGATGAAGTCGTTAAAAATGATGGCGATCCTTATGTTGTTTATACACCATACAAAAACAAATGGCTGGAACGTTTTGAAGAAGAACATAAAGATGCAGATGGCCTGCGTATTTACTATACCAGCTCCGTTCTAGAGAATTGTATCCAGAATTCTAGGTTACCCAATCTCAGTTTGAGCGATATGGGTTTCAGAAAGTCATCCATTGAGGTTCCTGAATATGATGTGACTCCAACGACGATTGAGCAATACGAAAAGACTAGAAATTTCCCGGCTCAAGACGGCACTACCCGATTAGGAGTTTATTTAAGGTTTGGTGTGGCAAGTCCGCGTAAGATGGTCAAAAAAGGATTACAATCCAACAACAAGGTTTTTCTATCAGAGTTGATTTGGCGAGAGTTTTTTATGCAGATTCTTTACCACTATCCAGAAACTACGGACAATGCCTTTAGAGCGAAATATGATCGTATTGAATGGCGCAACAATGAGGAAGAGTTTGAAAAATGGAAAACGGGAACGACAGGATATAAATTAGTCGATGCAGGAATGCGCGAGCTCAATACAACAGGCTATATGCACAATCGCGTGCGCATGCTGGTCGCCAGCTTTTTATGCAAGCATTTACTGATCGACTGGCGTTGGGGCGAAACTTATTTTGCCGAGAAATTATTGGACTACGAACTTTCCAGCAATGTAGGCAACTGGCAATGGGCTGCTGGTAGTGGTGTGGATGCAGCGCCGTACTTTAGGATATTTAATCCCATTACTCAAAAGGACAAGTTTGATAAAGACAGAAAATACATCAATGAGTTTGTACCAGAACATGATACTGATGATTATCCTGAAATGATCGTGGATCACAAAGAAGCAAGAGAACGCTGTTTGAAAACCTACAAGGCTGCTGTATCTTAGCTTGATAAATTTGTCTCGCATGTTCTCTCGATGTTGCTTCATCGCCCTTTTACTCATCTCACTTAGTTGCAAAAATGTAGCACCAACGGCACCAGTGATGGAAAGCATCGACACGGTCGCTGTTGAGGAAGAAAGCATCTCTTATACACCACTAGAAAAAGATGAAGAAGTAGAAGATCTGGAAGAACCTTTAAATAATTACGAAGAAGAATACAGCGATCAACATCTGGAATTTGTTTATGAAGCCTTTGATATTGCGAAGGTTTTGGAAAGGTTGCAATTGGGCGAATTGATTGCCGATCGTAATGTCTCAACCTTATTGAATGCTGATTTGAGAGAAGGCGATACAGTGGTGCAAGACATCCTTGAAACTGGTGACGGTACGTTTGATATTTATAAATTGGTAGATGAATATGATAATGAACTTGCGTATTTCTATTTTGAATCAGATGTCATCAGTACCATTGAAATTGTACATCCAGGCGGCGTTCCAGATGCCATGATCCGTCCAGGATTGACTTTTGAAAAACTGCGTAAAACCTATGAGAACCCAGTAGCTTATGGCAGCGAGATTGAGGCTCGAGTCTTTGTACAGGAAGATGGAGTCAGTTTTAGAATGGACACTTCTTACGGTGTTTATGAACCCATCGATCTCGAGGACGACATTGAAATTCTCTATATCCAATTCTAAATATTAGATGTTTTTGGAAGAGTTCGCTTTCGCGAAAGCGAAAACGTTGTAGTTTCTACCCAATGAGTTTATAGTAACCATTTTACTTTTAAGTATCTGTAAATAAATTATTTACAGATAAATTTTCAATTACTATGACATACTACTAGATAGCTAAAATATTTTTTGGCACGCTGGTTGATTTGTTAATAGTAGTGGACGATGTTGTTCACTGCTAATACCTTTCAATTATGAAAAAGCTATCTACCCTATTAGCGATGCTGTTCCTAGGATTTGGAATGGCGTCTGCAGAAAAACCAGCCGATGACGACACGCGTTATCGCGGTTATTCCAACAGCTTTATTTTCACAGAAGGTGGAATTGAATTTGCCGTTTTCCCTGATGGTCAGTTTGATTTTAATTTCTTGGATTATGGCCCTAGGTTTGGCGCCAACGTCAACATAGGCAATGTAAACGTTTCCTTTAATACGGGTTATGATTACGATCCTTATGTACAATATGATACCTATGGAGCGGTCATTCAAATCGAGAATACACCTATCTATTATGATGCCTATGGACGCATCATTCAAGCTGGTGATGTATTCATCAATTACAATAATGGATATGTTCGCAACATTGGAAATCTATATGTCAACTACAGTCGTCCAGGAGTAATCCTTAACTATACTGGTTTTATTAATGTTTACAATAGAAACTATGTTTACCAGCCATGGCATGGATACTATGCCGCGCCATTTGTAGATCGTGTAGTGGTATACAATAGACCTTATAGAGCATATTACAACCCGATTAGATTCTCTTATGCATACCATAGAAACTATTGGAATACGCCTACCTACTACAACGGTTGTTATATAGACAATAGAGTTCGTAGATCCTTCTATCGACCTTATGATCGTGTCGTATATAGAGATTATGAAAGAGGTCGTCGTGACAATCGCGGTCGAGCCATTTCCAATAGTCGTAGCAGCAGAGAGTATCGCAATAGTATTGCAAGCGGTCGACAATCCATATTTAGAAACGATAATTTCAATCGTCAAAACAGTAGATCGATTGCCAGTAACTCTAATGATAGAAGATCTAAAGTAGTTACACCTCGTAATAATGATCGTAGCACGAGAGCTATCTCAAATACTAGGTCAACCGCTGGTAATTCTAGAGGTGTTTTTGACAATCGTCAGAGCAATACGACCAGAATGTCCACTTCTAGACCCAGTCCCAATGTTGGGATTACAGGAAGATCAGTTGGGAACGTGAGCAACTCTAATAGAACATCGACTCGTGTGAATACCAACAGTCGCGTGGCAAATGAGCGTAAAGCGGTTAGTACCAGATCAAATACGTCCACTAGAG is from Nonlabens sp. YIK11 and encodes:
- a CDS encoding SDR family NAD(P)-dependent oxidoreductase, with translation MSRNILLIGGSHGIGNAIVQHLHEGNNVFVASRENENLPDGVTHITFDASADSIDTSQLPESLDGFVYCPGSINLKPFKMLKQEQFEEDMAINFFSLIKVTRDIMPLLTKSGNGSVVFFSTVAVQTGMPFHTSVAAAKGAIEGFAKALAAEYAPTVRVNVIAPSLVDTPLAGRLLNSDDKKEKMGNLHPLKRVGTAEDIAGLAVYLLEQNAGWMTGQVLGLDGGKSTLDLG
- a CDS encoding cryptochrome/photolyase family protein, giving the protein MADAVNVFWFRRDLRLDDNVGFYEALSADLPVLPIFIFDKEILDKLPEDDARVTFIYEELQRMRSQLQDEVGSSIAMYYGKPEDVWKQILKDHDVNAVFTNHDYEPYAKERDAAIKDLLEKEEIAFHTFKDQVIFEKDEVVKNDGDPYVVYTPYKNKWLERFEEEHKDADGLRIYYTSSVLENCIQNSRLPNLSLSDMGFRKSSIEVPEYDVTPTTIEQYEKTRNFPAQDGTTRLGVYLRFGVASPRKMVKKGLQSNNKVFLSELIWREFFMQILYHYPETTDNAFRAKYDRIEWRNNEEEFEKWKTGTTGYKLVDAGMRELNTTGYMHNRVRMLVASFLCKHLLIDWRWGETYFAEKLLDYELSSNVGNWQWAAGSGVDAAPYFRIFNPITQKDKFDKDRKYINEFVPEHDTDDYPEMIVDHKEARERCLKTYKAAVS
- a CDS encoding SRPBCC family protein; this encodes MKLYQIHTKQKLPISLDQAWDFLTDPNNLKLLTPPEMEMTVLYGTERGMYPGQLIEYSVKPLPFFKTNWVTHITQVKDKEYFVDEQMYGPYATWHHKHFISEIPGGTLMEDIVHYRLPMGILGKIVQPFLVKPKLEEIFRFRESALIKKFGVYTAPSDQSTLKQDILN